CCCCGTTGAAGTATCAGGTGTTGAAACACGTTTGCTAAATCCGAGAGATACCTGGGCAGATCCAGCGGCTTATGACGAAGCAGCCAAAGACCTGGCAAAACAGTTTATTGATAACTTCGACAAGTTTGATGTAACTGATGCAATTAGAGAAGCAGGCCCACAGTTAGAAGATTAATCCTTTTCTTCTCTTTGCCCTCATATTGTTAGCTCCCTCTCCCTTCAGGAGAGGGCTGGGGTGAGGGTAATATCCGCTAGGTTCCTAAACTATTTGTGATAAATGCAACAAAACCGAATGTAAGGTTGTTTTTGTATTTCTCGAAAAGCAAAAAATCCTAGGTATAATCTGACTTATGTTTACAATGCGTAAGACAGGTTATTCATGCAAAGTATATTTGAGCGTATCGCTGAAGAACTCGAGGTTAGACCACAACAAGTTACTGCTGCGGTGGCTTTATTAGATGAAGGAGCAACGGTTCCTTTTATTGCCCGTTATCGAAAAGAAGTCACAGGTGCATTAGACGACACCCAGCTGCGTAATCTTGAAGAGCGCTTACGTTATCTGCGAGAGTTAGAAGACCGCCGGGAAACTATCCTGAAAAGTATCGAAGAGCAGGAAAAACTTACGCCAGAATTAGCCAAAGCTATTAAAGAAGCAGATACCAAAACTCGCTTAGAGGATCTATACCTGCCTTATAAACCCAAGCGTCGCACTAAAGCACAAATTGCCATTGAAGCGGGGCTTGAGCCATTAGCAGATAAATTATTAGCTAACCCCGAGCTAAACCCAGAACAAGAAGCTCAAACTTTTTTAAACCCTGAAGCCAAAGTGGAAGACACCAAAGCAGCATTAGATGGCGCTAAATATATCTTAATGGAGCGCTTTAGTGAGAATGCAGAGCTGCTAGGTAAGCTTCGTACATTCTTATGGGATGATGGCACTGTATCTGCCAGGGTAGTAGCGGGTAAAGAAACGGAAGGGGCCAAATTTAGTGACTACTTTGAGCATGATGAGCCATTACAAAAAATGCCATCCCACCGGGCACTAGCTATTTTTCGTGGTCGTAATGAAGGAGTCTTGCAATTCAGTATTGTTGTTGGAGACCAGGAAGGTAAAACCGCTACCACTCCTTGCGAGGTAATGATCGCAGAGTTCTGGCAGTTAGAAGATAAAGGCAGACCAGCAGATGCTTGGTTAAAAGAAGTAGTACGCTGGACCTGGCGAGTAAAACTATTGACTCATTTAGAAACTGAGTTAATGGGCCAGGTTAGAGAATCAGCAGAAGAAGAAGCGATAAAGGTATTTGCAGATAACTTACATGATTTATTGCTGGCTGCTCCGGCGGGCCCGCGTTGCACTATTGGTTTAGACCCAGGTTTGCGTACTGGGGTTAAAGTGGCAGTAGTGGATAGCACAGGTAAATTAGTCGATCACACCACTATATTTCCCCATGCTCCAAAGAATCAGTGGGATCAGTCTATTAGTGTGTTAGCAGCCCTTTGTGTTAAGCACAAAGTAGAGTTAGTCAGTATTGGTAACGGTACTGCCTCCCGTGAAACCGATAAGTTAGCGGGCGAGGTAATGAAACGTTACCCGGAATTAAAACTTACCAAAATTATGGTGAGCGAAGCGGGAGCATCGGTTTACTCAGCGTCAGAATTAGCGGCTAAAGAATTTCCAGATTTAGATGTTTCTTTCCGTGGTGCTGTATCTATTGCCCGAAGATTACAAGACCCATTGGCTGAATTGGTAAAAATCGATCCAAAGTCCATTGGCGTTGGCCAATATCAGCATGATGTTAGTCAGGTTAAACTGGCTCGTTCGTTAGATGCAGTAGTAGAAGACTGTGTAAACGCTGTGGGGGTGGATGTAAATACGGCTTCCGCACAACTATTAACGCGAGTATCTGGCTTGAACCAGACTATTGCTGCCAATATTGTTCAGTTCCGTGATGAAAATGGTGCTTTTGATAAGCGTAGTGATTTAAAGAAAGTACCTCGGTTAGGTGCCAAAACGTTTGAACAAGCTGCTGGGTTTTTGCGAATTATGAATGGCTCCAACCCTCTGGATGCATCCAGTGTTCACCCAGAAGCTTATCCTGTGGTTAAAAAGATTTCTGAAAGCAGCGCCAAAGATATCCGATCAATTATTGGTGATAGTCAATTTTTAAAACAACTTAATCCAGCCAGTTTTACTGATGAAACCTTTGGTATCCCTACCGTAACTGACATCATTAAAGAGTTGGATAAGCCAGGGCGTGACCCAAGACCTGAGTTTAAGACCGCTGAATTTAAAGAAGGGGTGGAAACCCTTGCTGACTTGAAACCCGATATGATCCTGGAAGGGGTAATTACTAATGTTACCAACTTTGGAGCATTTGTGGATATTGGGGTTCACCAGGATGGCTTAGTTCATATCTCGGCGCTTTCCAACGAGTTTGTTAAAGATCCGCGTGATGTCGTAAAAGCTGGAGATATTGTGAAGGTTAAAGTCATGGAAGTGGATATTCCCAGAAAGCGGATAGGATTATCCATGCGCTTGACTGATTCAGCGGCGACAGCACAGGAACAAAAGCCACAATCAGCAAAAGGCAATCGACAGCAACAGGCGAAAGGAAAGCCTAGTGGTCAAAAAGGCAAAGCTGCACAACAAGCAACAGGCGGTACGTTTGCTGACTTGTTTGCTAATGCTAAAACACTACGGAAAAAGTAGAGTTGAAGTACTGATAGGCTGAACATTGTTCAGCCTTTTGCTTATAAAGGCACTGAAAGCTAGTGGATATGAGGTAGCAGGATATAAAGTAATAAAAATAACACTTACTGTTATCATTAAGTCGCCAGGGGGCTAGTAACTAAACCTGATGGTAAGTAGAATTTTGCTATTCTTGAACAAAATCGTTAGTCTGCATGTAATAAACTTAGATAGCTATAAATAGAGAATACTTAGACTTTTGCATACTGGTAAAAACGCTTTACTTTTCTGACAATCAAGTAAGCTCTGTATAGTGGTGTTGTTTATTACTTTTAACTGAAGGAAGTAGCGCTTTGACTACTAAGTATCAGGCAATTCTTGCAGTATTAAGTCAAACAGACAATGTACAACTGCTTTCGCAGCTTCAGCATGGCATTGAAAAGGAAAGTCTTCGAGTAGATATAGCAGGACACTTATCTCAACAGCCTCACCCTGATCAGCTTGGCTCAAAACTCACTCACCCTTATATCACTACAGATTACTCAGAAGCTTTGCTGGAGTTTATTACGCCTGTTTACCATAATCCGGCAGATGCTTTGCATTTTCAGCATCAATTGCATCAATACACCTACCAACATTTAGGTGCTGAATTATTATGGGTTAATAGTATGCCTTGTCTGCTTGGTTCTGATGAGGAAATTCCCATTGCTTATTATGGTGATTCTAACCTTGGTAAAATGAAGTATGTTTATCGAGAGGGTTTAGCGCATCGGTATGGCAAAGCAATGCAGACGATAGCGGGTATTCACTATAATTTTTCGTTGCCAACCGCGTTATGGGAGTTACTAAAAGAGAAGGAAAAAAACAATCTGACTTTAGAGGATTTTCAATCCACAAAGTACTTCGCCATGATTCGTAACTTTCGCCGTTATGCCTGGTTATTAATGTATTTATTTGGAGCTTCGCCTGCAGTAAGCAGAAATTTTTTAAAGCATGATAAGCATAATTTGCAACCACTTAATCATGATACGTTTTATTTGCCTTATGCAACCTCCCTACGAATGAGTGATTTGGGTTATCAAAATAATGCACAGGCTGGCTTAAACATATGTTATAACACTTTATCCAGTTATGTTGATACGATAAGTAAAGCGATTCAAACTCCTTACCCTAAATATGAGCAAATTGGTGTTAATGTTAATGGCCATTACCAGCAATTGAACTCTAATTTATTGCAAATTGAAAACGAATATTACAGTCCTGTAAGACCAAAGCGAATTACTCAGTCAGGTGAGCACCCCATTGATGCGTTGGCTGGAAAGGGGGTGGAGTATGTTGAAATTCGTTGTTTGGATTTAAACCCTTTTACTCCACTAGGAATTGACTTAACGACCAGTCATTTTTTAGATGTATTTTTAACGTATTGTGCTTTAGCGGATAGCCCTGATATTGATCAGTTGGAGTGCAAAGCGATTCAGCATAACTTTGACCAAACAGTTAATGAAGGCCGTAAACCTGGGTTAATGCTAATAAGGCAGGAACAACCAATTAAGTTAACGGATTGGGCTGAACAGCTGTTAACTGAGTTGAAGCCGGTTGCTGAATTGTTGGATAGTGCTTGGGGCGGAGCCAATCATAAATTGGCTATTGAGGAGCAATTAGGCAAAGTAGAAGATAGTGGGCAGACACCTTCAGCAAAAGTCATTACTGAGTTACAGCAAAATAAATTAAGCTTTAAAGAGTTTGGTGTCGTTTTAGCTAAGCAGCATGCTGATTACTTCTTAGCAACATCACTTTGTACTAAGCGGCAAAACTATTTTGACACTTTAGCTAAGCAGTCTTGGATTGATCAGCGTCATCTAGAGGCTAAGGATACTCAAAGCTTTCCTGAGTTCTTGGCTGACTATTTTCGTACTCTTTCTAAAGCCCCTCTTGCTAGTTCTATTTCACCAGGTATCAGCGACCCAGGTTGTATTGGTTAAATATGTGCCTTCAAGTTTTGTAGGTTCCAAAGGCTTGAAGGATGTGAAGCAGAAGGTCTGAGCATTAATACTCAGGCTAGAATAACCTAAAATTTAATGAAATATATGGATTAGCTAAGCTTTATTTTTGTCTTCATAAATCGGAAATTTTTAAGATTAGGCTATAAGCCTGGCAGAATATTTCATTTTGTGATGATTATCACGCTGCTTTACTGGCAAAAGCACTATAAATAAAAATAGAACGACATGATTAGTCTGATTTAAGGCTAGCTAAGAGGCTGCATAGTACACCCTATGTTGTGTAGCCTTCATTATTATCTAAAAGCATATACCCAGGGCGGTAAATATGACTAAAAAGGAAGCGCCAGATCAGGCTGAAACCAGTGACGGTGAGATGGGGGAATGTTCACTGGATGACTTAACGAACGCCTACCAACAAGGTTACCAGGCAGGTGTCAATACAGTTTTTAAGGCCCCTCCCTACAGGCATAGGAGGTTGGCGGCTGCTTGGTTAGCTGGTTTTGATGATGGTTTGCATCAGTATGAGCTAAGTATTTCAGCTGCTTAACGCTGTACTACAAATGATGTAAACAACAAGTCGTCAATAATGGGTTTGCCTTCTTCTTCTTTGAGGCGGTTTTGGATAATTTTTAACGCCTCTTGTCGTAAGTTTTCTTTTCCTGCTGCTGTATTTATATCTTTCTCAAGTTGGCGGCTAAATAACAGTACCAAACCATCACGCAATAATGGCATGTGTTGCTCAACTTTTGCTACAGCAGGTTTTCCATAAACACGAACAGAAATATCAGCCTTCAAATACTTAAGCCGGCCTTTGGGAGCACCATAGTTGACCACAAATGAGGGTTTGAGTTCTATGTATTCGACAGGTGCTTTTTCCTCTTCTTCGGCAAAGCAAGGTTGGCTGGTTAGCCATAAACTAGTAAGCAAAATATTGACAAAAAAAAGTACTTTCTTAAGCATATACCCACCTTGGTGAAGCTTTATGCTAATTAACCCGAGAAATGAACTAACAATGTTTTTAGCGCTCTACAACAACAAACACGACCCTTGCATATAGCATTTCTCTACACTAGTGTAGTCCCATTTGAACCATTGGGTGTCTTAAAAAAGCGGGAGCAATTATCTATGACACTACCTCAGTCCAGACTTTTATTTTTGCTTGCTTTAGCTGTGTGTGTAGCGCTACTTGGAGGGGCTCTTTATATGCAGCATGGTCTTGGCTTGGAGCCTTGCCCAATGTGTATTATGCAACGAATTGTATTCATGGCTATTGCATTGGTCTGTCTTATTGCGGTGATACATGGGCCTGAGAGTAAGGGCTACCGTGTTTATGGAGGAGCTGCCTTGCTGTTTTCCGGCTTTGGTGTCGCTTTAGCCACCAGGCAATTATGGTTGCAAAGCTTGCCGCCTGACCAGGTACCAGAGTGTATGCCTAGTGTTGAATATATGATGGATGTGTTGCCTTTTACTGAAGTTCTGGGGCATATGTTAACAGGTACGGGTGATTGTGCAGAGGTAGTTTGGCGATTCTTAGGATTAAGTATTCCTGGCTGGACTTTAGTGGCTTTCATTGGTTTTACACTGTTTTCTTTAGTTGAGTTGTTCAGGCAAAGAGGGCCAAGAGCAATCTTCAGCTAAGTATCCATTAAATGTAATTGAATAATACTTAATCTGTTTGTAGCTTGGTCAAAGTGAATTAACTAATAGGGTATATTGATTAAACCTGGGGAGTTTGCCTGATCACATAAGATTAGCAATTTGATTGGTGAATTATCCAGGAAGTAGAATATAGCCTGCGTCTCTGATTATAACTTCGGCTAGTTCTGTTAGGTTATTTTTTATTGCTTTTTATTAGGGGCCTTACAGATTATTTCTATAAAGCAGTGAACCAAAACACTTAATCCTACCTGTAGCTTTTTCCCCTTACAAGACGCTTTTTTAATACGATTTTGTCAAGCAATTTTGTCAGTTATCAATCAATTATTTTACTTGCTGCAAAAATCTCTCTGGCCTAATCTAGCGGATATGGATAAGGTCTGCTTGCTTGGGGAAGCAGATATATACAGTGAAGAATAACACTAGATAAAAGCTTGAGATCAGGTCAGCAAAGTAGAAAGCAAGACAGCAACAAATAGTGGGGTAACGAGTGATGCTTGAGAGTTGTAAAACTGCTAAAGAACGTTGGGGGGGAGTGTCTGAAATAATCGATCGCTGGTTAAATGAGAGGCAAGAGCTATTAGTTACTTATTGTAAGCTTAGTGGCCTA
This genomic interval from Spartinivicinus ruber contains the following:
- a CDS encoding Tex family protein, translating into MQSIFERIAEELEVRPQQVTAAVALLDEGATVPFIARYRKEVTGALDDTQLRNLEERLRYLRELEDRRETILKSIEEQEKLTPELAKAIKEADTKTRLEDLYLPYKPKRRTKAQIAIEAGLEPLADKLLANPELNPEQEAQTFLNPEAKVEDTKAALDGAKYILMERFSENAELLGKLRTFLWDDGTVSARVVAGKETEGAKFSDYFEHDEPLQKMPSHRALAIFRGRNEGVLQFSIVVGDQEGKTATTPCEVMIAEFWQLEDKGRPADAWLKEVVRWTWRVKLLTHLETELMGQVRESAEEEAIKVFADNLHDLLLAAPAGPRCTIGLDPGLRTGVKVAVVDSTGKLVDHTTIFPHAPKNQWDQSISVLAALCVKHKVELVSIGNGTASRETDKLAGEVMKRYPELKLTKIMVSEAGASVYSASELAAKEFPDLDVSFRGAVSIARRLQDPLAELVKIDPKSIGVGQYQHDVSQVKLARSLDAVVEDCVNAVGVDVNTASAQLLTRVSGLNQTIAANIVQFRDENGAFDKRSDLKKVPRLGAKTFEQAAGFLRIMNGSNPLDASSVHPEAYPVVKKISESSAKDIRSIIGDSQFLKQLNPASFTDETFGIPTVTDIIKELDKPGRDPRPEFKTAEFKEGVETLADLKPDMILEGVITNVTNFGAFVDIGVHQDGLVHISALSNEFVKDPRDVVKAGDIVKVKVMEVDIPRKRIGLSMRLTDSAATAQEQKPQSAKGNRQQQAKGKPSGQKGKAAQQATGGTFADLFANAKTLRKK
- the gshA gene encoding glutamate--cysteine ligase encodes the protein MTTKYQAILAVLSQTDNVQLLSQLQHGIEKESLRVDIAGHLSQQPHPDQLGSKLTHPYITTDYSEALLEFITPVYHNPADALHFQHQLHQYTYQHLGAELLWVNSMPCLLGSDEEIPIAYYGDSNLGKMKYVYREGLAHRYGKAMQTIAGIHYNFSLPTALWELLKEKEKNNLTLEDFQSTKYFAMIRNFRRYAWLLMYLFGASPAVSRNFLKHDKHNLQPLNHDTFYLPYATSLRMSDLGYQNNAQAGLNICYNTLSSYVDTISKAIQTPYPKYEQIGVNVNGHYQQLNSNLLQIENEYYSPVRPKRITQSGEHPIDALAGKGVEYVEIRCLDLNPFTPLGIDLTTSHFLDVFLTYCALADSPDIDQLECKAIQHNFDQTVNEGRKPGLMLIRQEQPIKLTDWAEQLLTELKPVAELLDSAWGGANHKLAIEEQLGKVEDSGQTPSAKVITELQQNKLSFKEFGVVLAKQHADYFLATSLCTKRQNYFDTLAKQSWIDQRHLEAKDTQSFPEFLADYFRTLSKAPLASSISPGISDPGCIG
- a CDS encoding ribosome modulation factor is translated as MTKKEAPDQAETSDGEMGECSLDDLTNAYQQGYQAGVNTVFKAPPYRHRRLAAAWLAGFDDGLHQYELSISAA
- a CDS encoding flagellar basal body-associated FliL family protein, which translates into the protein MLKKVLFFVNILLTSLWLTSQPCFAEEEEKAPVEYIELKPSFVVNYGAPKGRLKYLKADISVRVYGKPAVAKVEQHMPLLRDGLVLLFSRQLEKDINTAAGKENLRQEALKIIQNRLKEEEGKPIIDDLLFTSFVVQR
- a CDS encoding disulfide bond formation protein B, whose translation is MTLPQSRLLFLLALAVCVALLGGALYMQHGLGLEPCPMCIMQRIVFMAIALVCLIAVIHGPESKGYRVYGGAALLFSGFGVALATRQLWLQSLPPDQVPECMPSVEYMMDVLPFTEVLGHMLTGTGDCAEVVWRFLGLSIPGWTLVAFIGFTLFSLVELFRQRGPRAIFS